The proteins below come from a single Mugil cephalus isolate CIBA_MC_2020 chromosome 7, CIBA_Mcephalus_1.1, whole genome shotgun sequence genomic window:
- the LOC125011468 gene encoding uncharacterized protein KIAA0040 homolog, which translates to MDENTDSIRDFFSQLWSFAVDKHNQGAYNTICLMVLLTLPLLVLLTTLVVCCHCCCCRHANGCCGCCCQGDASRGKSDTKKKKNSAKTEDLWISVKPEPMTPDRVALAMV; encoded by the coding sequence ATGGATGAGAACACAGACAGCATCCGGGACTTCTTCAGTCAGTTATGGAGCTTTGCTGTGGACAAACACAACCAGGGGGCCTACAACACCATCTGCCTGATGGTCCTTCTGACTCTCCCCCTGCTTGTCCTCCTCACCACGCTGGTGGtgtgctgccactgctgctgctgtcgccaTGCCAACggctgctgtggctgctgctgccaaggCGACGCGTCGAGAGGGAAGTCggacacaaaaaagaaaaagaattcaGCCAAAACAGAGGACTTGTGGATCTCCGTGAAGCCGGAGCCCATGACGCCCGACAGGGTGGCCCTGGCTATGGTGTAG